Genomic segment of Microbacterium hydrocarbonoxydans:
GGACTCGCTGGGCGAGTTCTTCGCACTGGCTGCGTCGCTCGAGCACTTCGCCGACCGCACCGGCAACGAGAAGGCTCGCGTCCTCGCCGAGACGCTGGACGCGGCGACCGGGACCTTCCTCGAGGAGGACCGCTCACCGGGCCGTGCACTCGGCACGATCGACAACCGCGGCAGCCACTTCTACCTCGGTCTGTACTGGGCTCAGGAGCTGGCGAACCAGACGAAGGATGCCGAGCTCGCCGCCGCATTCGCGCCCGTCGCGGCCACGCTCGCCGAGAACGAGGAGAAGATCGTCTCCGAGCTCAACGCAGTTCAGGGCAAGGCTGTCGAGATCGGCGGCTACTACCGCCCCGATGATGCCCTCGTCACCGCCGTCATGCGTCCGTCCACGACGCTGAACGGCATCGTCGATGCGCTGAGCTGAGTGACAGACGAGAAGGGGCCGGATGCGAAAGCATCCGGCCCCTTCTTCGTGTCACGGGCCCGCAGCGCTGTGCGCGCCCGACCCGCGCGGATCAGTTGTGCACCGAGACTTCCATCCCGATCGGCGACCAGTCGTAGACGAACTTCGCGACATCGATCGGCATGTTGATGCAGCCGTGGCTGCGCGGATTGCCGAAGTCGTTGTGCCAGTAGGTGCCGTGGAAACCCTCGTCGCCGTTGAAGTACGTGACCCAGGGCACGTTGGGCGTCTCGGTGATCGACCCGTCGGGCTCACGACTCTTCATGTTCTGCGACCGCAGGTGGGCGTACACCGTGAAGTTGCCGACATCGGTGGGCGTGGCCGCCTTGCCGGAGGAGATCGACCACGAGCGCACGACGTTGCCGTTCTCGATGAGGGTCGCTGTCTGCGAACCGAGGTCGACGTCGATGCGACGCTCCAGGTTCACCGACTCGAACGGGGTCTCCGCGACCTGGATCGGGAAGACGCCGTTGCCGCTCTCGAGGTTCGCGGCGGCTTCGGCGGCCAGGTTGGAAGTGTCTCCCACCGCCCGCCCGGTGACGCCCTCGGTCTCGACGCGCAGGATCTCGCCCGAGGAGTTCACGATGTTCGTCGCGTTCACCGGCGCGCGGTCGACGACTCCTGCGAGACCGTCGACCGTCGCCTGGATCGCCGCAGGATCGGCGGCGATGCGCAGCTCGCCGTCGTCGTCGACGACGCTGACCCACGTCGACACCGTCGCCGGGTCGACGGGCACCGTGCGCTCCTCGCCGATGTAGAAACCGACGGAGCCGAGCATCTCATTCATCGACGCCGCGAGTGCGGTCGCATCCTCGTCGCTCACCGCGGGTGCGGCCTCTGCGGGCCCCGCGGGGAACTCCAGGCTCTTCCCGCCCTCGGCGACCGCGTCGGCGATCGCTGCGGTGAGAGCATCCACGTCGACGGCTGTGCCGGCCGCGGAGGGGGTGATCGTGAAGGCGCCTGCGGCGCCGTCGTAGACGACTCCGGCGTCGACCGGCTCCTCGAAGCTCGACGGCACGGCGTCGCGAAGAGTCGCGTCCGCAGTGGCGGCGTCGAGGGTGATGTCGCCGGGTACGGGATCTCCCGACCATGCTCCGATGTTCCAGAGCGGGCGCTCTGCGAACGCCTCGTCGGCCAGAGCGGTGGCGTCGATGCTCGCTCCGAGCTCGGCCCCGCTGAGCACGACGTCGCCGTCGGCGCCGGTCAGTGTGATCTCGGTGGTTTCGACGTGCTCGTTGATGGCATCGGCGGCAGCGCCCGGGGTCATCCAGCCCACGGGAATGCCCGCGACCGTCGTACCGGGGGCGATCAGGATCATCGATGCGGCGCCCGCGCCGAGCGCGACGACGCCGACCCCGAGGCCGATCCACAGTCCGAGACGCTTCTTCTTCGGTGCGGGTTCGATCGGCGCCCAGGCGACCGGGGCGTCCCCGTCGCCGGGGGGAAGCGAGTCGGTCGGCGCGTCCGCGCCGCCGCTCGGTGGCGTGGCGGAATCAGGACCTGCGCCGGAGGTCGGTACCTCATTCAGCTTCGCGGTCTTCGCATCGTCAGCTGAGATCAGATCGGTCACGAACTTCACCCCCCGGTTCTCACGTGGCCTGTATATCGCTCAATCGTACGGGATCGGATGTAACGGAGAGGCAACGGTCGTGATATAGAGCGTTCGAGACCGTCGCGATCAGTCCGAGATGACTGCGAGTCCGTCGATCTCGACGAGCATCTCTTCGCGGGGGAGTCCCGTGAAGACCGTCGTGCGCGAGGGGAGGACGTCGCTCGTGGTGTGCGCGGTCACGAACTCGCCGTACGCCTCGTTCATGATCGGGAAGTCCTCGCGCTTGGTGAGGTAGACCCGCAGCATCACGACGTCGTCGAAGGTGGCACCGGATGCTTCGACGATCGCCTTGACGTTCTCGAGGGTGCGAGTCGTCTGTGCGGCGACGTCGCCCGGGAAAAGGTATTCGTTGGTCTGGGGGTCGACGGGGCCCTGGCCGGAGACCTGGACGATCGGTCCCTTGCGCACTCCCTGCGAGAACGTGTGTGCGGGTGCGGGGGCGGCGGTGGTCGAAACGCGGGTCTTCGCAGTCATACCGACAGCCTAGTAGCCTTGTTAGATGCCTCTACAAATTCCGGATCCCACGCTCGGCCCCTGGGCGAAGGGCTTCTCGGCGAGAGCCGCCGGCCTGCGGCTCTCCGAGGTCGAGGGCGCGGGGCTGCATCTGTCGGACATGTCGACGCCGGTGCTCACCGTGCACGAGGCCGCTCTCGCGCACAACGAGAAGACGGTCTTCTCATGGGCCGCCGAGTGCGGCGTGCTGCTCGCCCCGCACGGCAAGACGACCATGGCACCCGCGCTGTGGCAGCGGCTGCTCGACGCGGGAGCGTGGGGAATCTCGGTAGCCACGCCCTGGCAGGCAGAGGTGGCGGTCGACGCCGGGGTCGACACCGTCCTGATCGCGAACGGACTCACCGACACGCGCGCAGCTCGCGGGCTCGGCACACTGCTCGCCGCCGACGAGGATCTTCGGATCCTGTGCTGGGCCGACTCGGTCGTCGCAGTGCATCTGCTGGCAGACGCGGGCATCGACGCCGGCCGCCCCCTCGACGTGCTCGTCGAACTGGGCGGCGTGGGCGGACGGACCGGCGCGCGCACGGTCGAGGAAGGGGAGCGGATCGCGCAGGCCATCCGCGCGACGCCCGGCCTCCGCCTCGCGGGCGTCACAGGATATGAGGGCCCGTTCGGTCCCGATCGTACCGCGGCCTCGGTCACCGCCGTCGACGAGTACCTGGCGACACTCGTCGACCTGCACTCGCGCCTCGACTTCCCCGACGGCATCCGCCCGGTGGTGAGCGCGGGCGGGAGCTCCTTTCCCGATCGCGCCGCGGCCGTGCTGGCGCCCTTGGGTGCGGGGGACGTCGACGTGGTGCTGCGTTCGGGAGCATTCCAGATCCACGACGACGGATTCTATTCACGCATGTCGCCGTTCGGAGACATCACGGGCACCGAGCCCCTCCGTTCGGCGATGCATGCCTGGGCGCGCGTGGTCTCGCAGCCGGAGCCGGGTCTGGCGCTGCTCGATGCGGGCCGCCGCGACGTGCCCTTCGACCTCGATCTGCCGGTGCCGCAGTCGGTGGCGGGCGAGATCACGGCGCTCAACGACCAGCACGCGTTCCTGCAGCTCGCGGACGGCGCGGAGGTGCATCCCGGAGACGTGGTCCGGCTGGGACTGTCGCACCCGTGCACGGCTTTCGACAAGTGGCGGGTGGTCGCTGTCATCGATGATCCGGATGCGGCGGATCCCCGGGTGATCGGAGCCGTGGCCACATGCTTCTGAGCACAGAGAAGTCGGTGCGGGTGTATCGCCGGGCGACGGTCATCGACGGCACGGGGGCCGAGCGTTTCGAGGCTGACGTGGCGGTCGAGGGCGAGCGTATCGTCGCCATGATCACCGGGGGCGATGCGACCGAGTTGGCCCTTCCTGCGACGGCGGTCGAGGTCGACGCGGCCGGCATGGTGCTCGCCCCGGGATTCATCGACATGCATGCCCACAGCGACCTCGCGGTGCTGCGGGGAGCTGCGCACGACGCGAAGATCCGACAGGGGGTCACGACCGAGGTGCTCGGCCAGGACGGTCTCGGGTACGCACCGCTCGACGACGCCGCAGCCTCTGTGATCCCGTCGCAGATCGCCGGATGGAACGGGACGCCGGAGGAGGTCCCGTGGCGCACGATGGATGACCTGCTGACAGCGGTCGACGCCGCGACCGTCGCGAACGCGGCGATGCTGGTGCCGCAGGGGAACCTGCGCATGATGGTCGTCGGCCACGAGAATCGCGTGGCGACCGACACCGAGCTCGCTGCGATGTCGGCGCTCCTCGGCGAGGCGATGGACGCGGGCGCCTTCGGCATGTCGAGCGGACTCACCTACACGCCGGGGATGTACGCGGACACGGCCGAGCTCGAGGCTCTGTGTCGAGTCGTGGCCGAGCGCGGGGGCTACTGGGCGCCCCATACGCGCAGCTATGGTGGCGCGGCCCTCGACGCGTATCGTGAGGCGCTCGACATCGGGCGGCGCACGGGATGCCCGGTTCACCTCACCCATGCCACCATGAACTTCGCTCCGAACCGCGGGCGCGCGGCGGAGTTCCTCGCGCTGGTGGACCAGGCGCTCGCCGCCGGTGTCGACGTGACTCTCGACACGTACCCGTATCTGCCCGGAGCGACCACGCTGTCGGCGCTCCTGCCGAGCCGGCTCTCGCAGAGCGGCGATCTGCTCGGCACCATCGCCGAACTCGATGCGGCTCAGCGCGAGGCGGTGCGCGTCGAACTCGAAGAGGTCGGATGCGACGGCTTCCACGGTGAGCCGGCCGACTGGACGACCATCCAGATCGCCGGGACCGGCGACCCTGCACTCGGCGATCTCGTTGGTCGGACGGTGGCAGAGATCGCCGACTCGACAGGACGTCGTGCCGTCGACGTCGTGCTCGACACGATCGTCGCCGACTCGGGAGCCACGAGCATCCTGATGCACATCGGCGACGAGCAGAACGTGCGCACCATCATGCGCCATCCGCGGCACAGCGGTGGGAGCGACGGAATACTGATCGGCGGTCGTCCGCACCCTCGCGGGCGGGGCACCTTCCCGAGATATCTCGGCACCTACGCGCGAGACCTCGGCGTCCTCACCCTCGAGGAGGCGGTGCGGCACCTCTCGGGCACTCCGGCCGCCCGGCTCGGGCTCGATCGCGCAGACGCGCCCCGCGGAGTCATCCGGGTCGGGGCGACCGCCGATCTCGTGCTCTTCGACCCGGCCATCGTCGCGGCAGGTGCCACGTTCGACGATCCCCACGGAGCACCGACCGGGATCGCCGAAGTCCTCGTCGGAGGTGTTCCCGTCGTGATCGATGGAGAGGTCACGGGCGCCACCCCGGGGCGTGCGCTGAGGATGCCGCCTGTGCCGCATCGGGCGACGGTGCCCCTCATCGAGTCGACGATCGATCCGTCTGCCGAACCGTTCATATGGCTCGACGACACACCGGTCATCTCGCCGGTGGCGCTCTCCGCGTCTGCAGCGCGCCTTCGGGGCCGGATGCCGGAGTCCGACGGGGCTTCTCCGATCAGACTCTCGGTCGACCCGTCGATCGGTCGCGAGGCGTTCGCCAGAGACCGCGTCGCCGATGAGGCGTTCCGTGTCACGGTGACGCACGAGGGCATCGATCTCGTGGGGGCGACGCCTCAGGGTGTGTTCCGCGCGGCATCGGTGCTGCGCCAGTTCCGCACCCCCGGCGGCACGCGTCATCTCATCCCTGCCGGCGTGTGGCAGGGCGCCCCCGCGTTCGGCTGGCGAGGGGTGATGCTCGATGTGGCGAGGCACTTCCGCCCTGCAGATGACGTGCGTCGCCTCATCGACCTGATGGCCGACCACCACCTCAGCGTGCTGCACCTGCATCTGACCGACGATCAGGGCTGGCGCTTCGGCGTGCCCGGGTATCCGCGGTTGACGCAGATCGGTGCCCGCCGCGAGGCGACCCAGCGCGGGCATGGTCCTCTCGCGACCGTCGAGCCGGGAGTGCATGAGGGGCATTACACGGATGCTGAGATCCGTGATCTCGTCGGCTACGCCGCCGAACGATTCGTGACACTCGTGCCCGAGGTCGAGCTGCCCGGTCACATCCAGGCGGCGCTGGCGGCGTATCCCCAGCTGGGGAACGTCGACGCGGGAGCGCCGATCACGGCTCCGTGGGAGCGGTTCGGGGTGAACCCTCGCACGCTGGCCCCCACGGACGCCGCTCTGGAGTTCGGGAAGGCGGCGATCGACGCGCTCTGCGACCTCTTCGACTCGCCGTGGATCGGCATCGGCGGCGACGAGGTGCCCGTCACCGAGTGGCAGCACAGCGCGGCTGCACGGGCGCGGATGCGCGAACTCGGTCTTCAGACGCCGCACGACGTGCAACCGTGGTTCACCGCGCGCTTCGTCGAGCATGTGCGCTCCCGGGGGCGCACGGCACTCGCGTGGGACGAGGTGCTGGAAGGCGAAGTCCCCGCGGGGGTGAGCATCCTCGCCTGGCGCGGTCCTGTCGCGATGCGCGAGGCGCTGAGCCGCGGCATCCCGGTCATCGCGTGTCCCGACCTGCAGGTCTATCTCGACTACCCGCAGTCCGATTCTGTGGAGGAGCCGATCAGGGTCGGTCCTCCGCTGTCGCTGGAGACGACGTACGGACTGCAGGTCGATCATCGAGCGCTGGGCGCGCAGGCGAATGTCTGGACGGAGCACCTGCCCACTCGGGACCGTGTGGACTTCGCTCTGTTCCCGCGGCTGTCGGCGATCGCCGAGCGGCTGTGGGACGGGGGAGCACCTCGCGATTTCGGTGGGTTCGCGCGCCGGATCCCGGTGCATCTGAGGCGACTCGCCGAGGCGGGGGTGCGGTATCGTCCCCTGAGCGGGCCATTGCCCGAGCAGCGTCGTCCCGGCGTGCCGGGGAAGCCCCTCACGCGGGCCGCTCGGGAAGAGATCGTCGAGGGTCTCGTGGCGGGACTTCGGAAGAGGTCCGCGTCGAGGCCGACGCCGTCTTCGCAGTGATGTAACGTTTCGGTAACCCTCCCGGCGCGATGCCGGGCTGGACTTGCACAATTTTTGTTCGTAAGGTCTACTAACAAACATGTCCGTATCGGATGAACAGCGCCCAACGACGCCGCCGGAGTATGCCGGTGCGAGTGCTCACGCATTCGGCCCCGGTCGCCACCTGCGCTCGCGCTCCAAGGTGCTTCCGGAGCACGCGCGAGGACACAACAGGGCCCTCGTCCTGCAGACCCTGTACCACTCGGGCGCGATGAGTCGAGCGGACCTCTCGCGGGAGACCGGGTTGACCCGAGTGACGATCTCGGACCTCGTCGCGGAGTTCATCGCAGACGGCATCGTCGTCGAGATCGGCATCCGCGAGACCGTCGGGCCCGGCAAGCCGCCCATTCTCATAGACATCGACCGCGTCGGCCACCAGATCATCGGCATCGACCTGTCGGGCCCCCATGCCTTCGTCGGCGCCGTGCTCAGTCTCGACGGCGACGTGCTCGAGCGGCGCGAGGTGCCGCGACCCGAGAGCGCCGACGGCGAAGCGGCCTTCGCGGCGACTCTGTCGCTGGCGCGCACCCTCGTCGCCACAGCGACACAGCCCATCCTCGGCGTCGGCATCGGCACCCCCGGCGTCGTGCGTCCCGATGGGGTCGTGCTGAGCTCACCGAACCTCGGCTGGGTCAACCTCCCGCTCGAGGCGAAGCTGGGCGTCGATCTCGACCTTCCGGTCCTGGTGCGCAACGACGCGAACGCAGCAGTGCTCGCCGAGTACACCTTCGGCGAGGCGAAGGCCGATTTCATGCTCATCCGCATCGGTCGCGGCGTGGGCGCAGGGCTCATCACGGGAAGCCAGCCGTTGCTCGGCAGCCGCTTCGCCGCGGGCGAGATCGGACACGTCGTCGTCGGCACCGATGGAGGACCTCGGTGCGCCTGCGGCAAGGACGGCTGCCTCGAGGCCTGGCTCAGCGAGACGCGTCTGCGCCCCGCGATCGAGGCGACGCCCGAGTCCCGCGAGGAGATCCTTCGCGATGCCGGCACTCGCATGGCTGTCGCCATCGCCCCGATCGTGGCCGCGCTCGACCTGTCCGAGGTCGTGCTGTCAGGACCCGCGGATCTGCTCGACGGCGTGCTGATCGATGCGGCGGTCGACACTCTGCACGCACGCACGCTGGAGGGCGTCTTCGAGGACGCGCTCATCCGTCGCACCTCGCAGGCCGACATCGTGCTGCGAGGCACCGCGGTGATGGTGCTCTCGGGTCAGCTGGGCGTCTCGTGACCCGGATGCCCGCTCAGAGGATTCTGCGGAGCGCCGTCCGATGACGCGCGCCTCCGTCGCCGACCTCGATGGTCGGCTCGTTTCCGTGGGCCTCGATGTCGGGGGCACAAAGATCGATGCCGTCGCGGTCGCGCCCGACGGCGAGATCATCGCCCGGCTGCGCCGCCCCACCGGATGGGGCGATGACGCCGTCGTGTCGAGCATCGTCGACGTCGTGGGGGCGCTCGCAGCCGAAGGCGGATTCGCCCCGTCGAGCGTCGGCACGGTCGGAGTGGGGATTCCCGGGGTCGTCGACTCCGATACAGGGCGTGTGCTGCATGCAGTGAATCTCGGTGTCGAGTCGCTCGATCTCGCCGAGCGCGTCTCGGCGCGGCTCTCGGTGCCCGTGCGCATCGAGAACGACGTGAAGGCGGCAGCGCTCGGTGCAGCCGTGCTGCGGGGCATCAGCGGGTCCATGGCGTATCTGAACCTCGGGACCGGAGTGGCCGCGGGAATCGTGATCGACGGCGAGATCTGGCGCGGATCCCGCGGAACCGCAGGCGAGGTCGGGCATCTCTCGGTCGACCCCAACGGGCGCCTCTGCGGGTGCGGTCAGCGTGGCTGCATCGAGACGTTCTGCGGTGGTGGTGCGCTGACTCGCGCGTGGAACCGTCCGGGCGCGCTGCCCGTGCGCGACATCCTCGATGCCGCGGAATCCGGGGATGAGCGCGCTGTCGCACTGCGCGCCGATCTCTTCCACGGCGCAGCAGCGGCCGTGCGGGCGCTGGTGCTGTCGGCCGACGTCGAGCGCGTCATCATCGGCGGCGGATTGACCGCTCTGGGCGATCGGCTCCACGACGGAATCCGCGACTCTCTTCGTGAGGGTGCTGCGGCTTCGGCCTTCATGCGCTCACTGCACCTCGATGAACGCATCGAGCTGCTTCCCGCAGGTTCCCCCGCTGCCGCGCTCGGCGCCGCCGTCGTGGGCACCACCACCCCTTCTAAGGAGACCGTGTCCCATGGCTGAAGTCGTCATCGTCGAGAACGCTCAGAAAGCAGGCGATCTGGTCGCCGCCGAGATCGTCGCGCTCATCGACCGCCGCGCCGACGCCGTGCTGGGCCTCGCGACGGGATCGACGCCGCTCCCGGTATACCAGTCACTGCGCGCGCGTCTCGCCGGTCGCGACGTCTCTCAGGTGCGCGGGTTCGCACTCGACGAGTATGTCGGCCTCGACCCGGCGCATCCCGAAAGCTATCGCTCGGTCATCACCCGTGAGGTCGTCGAGCCTCTCGGGTTCGACCCGCGGCGCATCCATGTGCCCAACGGCAGGGTCGAGACGATCCAGCGTGCCGGAGATGACTACGAGTCCGCGATCGAGGCGGCAGGTGGAGTCGACCTTCAGATCCTCGGCATCGGCACCGACGGTCACATCGGGTTCAACGAGCCCGGCTCGTCGTTCGCCTCCCGCACTCGCGTGAAGACGCTGACGGTGCAGACGCGTGAGGACAACGCGCGCTTCTTCGACTCGATCGACGACGTGCCCCGGCACTGCATCACGCAGGGACTCGGAACGATCCTGCGGGCTCGTCACCTGGTGCTGCTGGCGTTCGGAGAGGGGAAGGCCCGCGCCGTCGCAGAGGCTGTGGAGGGTCCTTTGTCGGCGATCCTCCCGGGCTCCGCGATCCAGCTGCACCCGCACGCGACCGTCGTGCTCGATGAGGCCGCCGCGTCGCAGCTGAAGCTCTCCGACTACTACCGCTACACCTTCGCGAACAAGCCGGCCTGGCAGGGGCTCTGAGCGACAGACCGCTCAGACAGTTCTGGCGGGCCAGGCCAGCGGCAGAAGGTGCTCGACGCTGAGCGGCGCGAGCGGCAGCGTCTCGGCCTCGGCGGGGGTGATCCACCGGAGCTCGGCGAGCTCGGCCTGCGCGACGGGTTCCGCCGCGCCGATCGTCACGACGAAGGCGTCGGCGACCACCCGATGTCCGGGTTCATTCGCGGCGTCGGACACGAAGGTGCCGAGAGGTTCGAGGTCGGCAGGGCCGAGTTCGAGGCCCAGCTCCTCGCGCAGCTCTCGGGTGAGGGTCTCGGCCGGTGTCTCGCCGGGCTCCGGCTTGCCGCCGGGTTGCATGAATCGGGTCGTGCCCTCTTTGCGCACCACGAGCACCCGCCGATCCGCATCGAGGATGATCGCCGCACTGACTCGGATGTCAGGCATCGGGAGCGAAGACTTTTCCGGGGTTCAGGATGCCGAGCGGATCGAACACCCGTGTGATCTGTCGCTGCAGCTCCCACTGATCAGTGCCGATCTCGTCGGCCAACCAGCGGCTCTTGAGCGTGCCGATCCCGTGCTCGCCGGTGAGTGTGCCACCGAGAGCGATCGCGGCCCGGAAGAGCTCGTCGGCCGCCGCCCAGATGACCGCCGGAGGCTCCTCGCCCTCGAAGATGAAGTTCGGATGCAGATTCCCGTCGCCGGCATGCGCGACGGTCGGGATCGTGATCGAGAACTCCTTCTCGATCCGTGCGATCTCGTCGAACATCGCCGGCATGGCGCTGCGGGGCACGGACACGTCTTCGATCAGAGTCGTTCCCAGTTTCTGCATCGCCGGGTGCATGGAGCGGCGGATCGCGAGCATGCGCTCGCCCTCGGCGCGATCATGGGACACCTGGGTGACGCCGTGGTGCGCCGTCAGGATCGCTGCGATCTGCGCGGCCTCGGCGATCGCGGCGGGCCCGTCGGTCTGGATCGTCAGCTGTGCGCTGCTCGACGCAGGAGCGGGCAGTTCGAGAAGCGTCGCCACGGCCGCCAGGCTTGCGGCATCCATGAGCTCCATGATCGCCGGCTGGGTGCCCGACGCGGTGACGGCCGATGAGGCGGCCGCAGCGGAGCGCACGTCGGGGAAGGTCGCCGTCACCGTGCAGGTGGTTCCTTCGACGAGTCGACGAAGTTTGAGCGTCGCCGAAACGACGACGCCCAGCGTACCCTCCGAGCCGATCACCAGGGAGGTCAGGTCGAGCCCTGTGACGCCCTTGACGCTGCGGTGCCCGACGTGCAGAAGCCGCCCGTCCGCGAGCACGAGGTCGAGCCCGAGCACAGCGTCGCGAACAACGCCGTACTTCGCGCAGAGGAGTCCTCCGGCGCCGGTGGCGATGTTGCCGCCGACCGTCGAGATGTCGCGGCTCGCGGGATCAGGGGCCCACCACAGGCCGTGCTCGGCCAGCACGGTGTTGAGGTCGGCGTTGATGATCCCCGGTTCGACGACGGCCAGCAGGTCGTCGGCCCGGATCTCATGGATAGCCGTCATCCGGAGCATCGAGAGCACGATCTCGCCTGCCCCGCCGTTCGCTGCGCCGGCGAGACCGGTGCCGGCGCCTCGGACCACCACCGGGGTCGTCGTCTGCGTCGCGATGCGCATCACGGCCTGTACGTCTTCGACGGACTCCGCATGCACGATCGCGAGAGGGCGACCGGGGGCGGCGTGCCCGGATCGGTCGGCCCGGGCGATCTCGAGAGCCTCGGGGTCGGTCTCGACGCGATCTCCGATGGCGGAGCGGAGCAGATCGAGCGCGCTCATGCGATGCGGCTGCGTCCGCTGACGACGCCGGCGCCGACGGCCACCACGGCGAACGCGATGCCGATGAGCGGCTGGTCCATGAGCCACCAGGCGATCGTCACGCCCACGTAGATGAGGAGTTCGACGACGGCTCGCAGGAACGGGTGCAGGCGCAGCACCGGGCGGGGCGAGAGGAAGAGCGCCCACACGAGGATCGTGACGACGGGAGCGCCGATTCCGAGGATCACGTTCCACGGCAGCGGCCAGGTGGCGAACCCCCACAGTGCGAGTGTGCCGACGGCGATCACCAGGACGATCGAGCGGACGATGTCGAGGGCAGTGAAAGAGGGCCGGTCGACACCGGGAACGGAAGCAGGATCCTGGCTCATGGAACCAGTCTATTCGCCGCGGGCGGCGGGTCAGAGCGAGGCGTCGGCGGGCTCGAGGACGTCGATCGTCGCGCCGTCGTCTTCGACCGGAGGCACCGCGTCATCGGTGAGAGGTGCGACCTCTTCCACCGGGGGTGCGGGCTGCTCTGCCGGGGGTGCGGGCTGCTCTGCCGGAGGTGCGGGCGGTTCGCACGCGACGAAGGTCGTCTCGAGGTCACTCAGCCACAGCTGGGGACCGAGTTCGCCGACGAGCGGTGCGCCGGTCTCGTCGACACCGGTGTACTGGAACCGCACCGAGGCA
This window contains:
- a CDS encoding NUDIX domain-containing protein, which produces MPDIRVSAAIILDADRRVLVVRKEGTTRFMQPGGKPEPGETPAETLTRELREELGLELGPADLEPLGTFVSDAANEPGHRVVADAFVVTIGAAEPVAQAELAELRWITPAEAETLPLAPLSVEHLLPLAWPARTV
- a CDS encoding FAD-linked oxidase C-terminal domain-containing protein produces the protein MSALDLLRSAIGDRVETDPEALEIARADRSGHAAPGRPLAIVHAESVEDVQAVMRIATQTTTPVVVRGAGTGLAGAANGGAGEIVLSMLRMTAIHEIRADDLLAVVEPGIINADLNTVLAEHGLWWAPDPASRDISTVGGNIATGAGGLLCAKYGVVRDAVLGLDLVLADGRLLHVGHRSVKGVTGLDLTSLVIGSEGTLGVVVSATLKLRRLVEGTTCTVTATFPDVRSAAAASSAVTASGTQPAIMELMDAASLAAVATLLELPAPASSSAQLTIQTDGPAAIAEAAQIAAILTAHHGVTQVSHDRAEGERMLAIRRSMHPAMQKLGTTLIEDVSVPRSAMPAMFDEIARIEKEFSITIPTVAHAGDGNLHPNFIFEGEEPPAVIWAAADELFRAAIALGGTLTGEHGIGTLKSRWLADEIGTDQWELQRQITRVFDPLGILNPGKVFAPDA
- a CDS encoding YrdB family protein; this encodes MSQDPASVPGVDRPSFTALDIVRSIVLVIAVGTLALWGFATWPLPWNVILGIGAPVVTILVWALFLSPRPVLRLHPFLRAVVELLIYVGVTIAWWLMDQPLIGIAFAVVAVGAGVVSGRSRIA